DNA from Streptomyces luteogriseus:
GTCTGCCACCACCGCCAGCGCCGCGACCGTACCCACCGCAGCAACCGCCGCCCCCGCCGCCAGTTGCCATCACAGACAAGACGACCGGCGTCGAGGGCTGGGTCTCCGGCACTTACGTCTACCGGGACGTCCGTATGCGCCTGGACTGACCGGGCTTCAGCACGTCCCGGCAAGCGGCTGATCCGCCGAGTACAGGGCCCCTCACATTCCCTACGCATCGGCCCAGCCCAGCCCGGAACAGGAGTTCCCCCTTGTTCGACGGCATATCCGAGGATTCTGCGGATGTCGTGGGCGTGCTCACCGAACGGATCGCAGCGCGCTTCGACATGGGCATGGACCAGTTGAAGGCCGCGGTCGCCGCCGCGCCGACCGCGAATCCCGACGCCACCGACGTCGTCAAGTGGCACAACCTTCTCGTCGAGGCTCAGTCCGTGCTGGAGCGCGCGAAGGACGACCTCATCGCCGCACTGCAGACCAGCCCAGCGAGGTCGACGACCCGACGATGGGCCTTGCCCACCGGGTGAACGCGGCCGTCACTGCCCGCGACGGCCGGGCCATGGTGGTGCGCTGACTCCTCGACCCGAATGCCCCAAGGAAGAAAGACCTCGCCGCAGAGCGCCTCGCCCGCCTTCGGCCCCGCACCAGGCCTGCGGTGCAGACCAGCGCCCCCAACCGGCCCGCGGGTTCAACCGGTACCGGGCTATCCGCTCCGCCCCCCCGCACGACCGGTGCTCACCCCCGTTCGGGAACGACTGCCACGGGACAGGCTGCGTGATGGAGCACGGCATGTGTGACGCGGCCGACGTGAGGGCCGAAGCGTCCGTGAGGGTGCCGGGCGCCTACGACGAGGAGGGCGGCGTCCGCCGAGGCGTCGAGCAGCGCGGCGCGGGCCGGGCCCTCGATGACCCGCCGACGCACCTCGACTCCTGGATGCTCCTCGGTCTGCGCGCGTAGCCCGCTCTCCAGAGCCTCCACGGCACGCCGCCGGTGCACACGGGCGGGTTCGCCGGTGAAAGGGGCGTGGTCGGTCGCCTCTTCTGCCGGGACGTCCCAGGCCCACACCGCCTCGAGCGGCACACCGCGCCGGGCCGCCTCCCGGAACGCGAACCGCACCGCCGCCGAGTCAGCCGGTTTGTCGGGGACGCCCACCACCACACGCCGCCCACGGCTCCGTGGCCCGGTCCGGTTGTCGTGGGCGCCGCGCACGACGACCACCACACCATCGGCGCGCCCGGCCACGGACAGACAGACCGAGCCGGACAGCAGCTCGGCGGCGCCTCCCCGGCCGCGAGACCCGATGACCAGTACGGAGGCCTTGCGCGCCGCACGACGGAGCACGGGTACCGGCCCCTCGGGCACGACCTCGGTGGTGACCTCGGTGCCGGGGACGCGCTGCCGGGCGCGCTTCGCCGCGGCCACCACGAGCACGTCGGTGAGTATCTGCTCCGACCGCTCCTGCGCCGCGGGGAAGACCGCCTGTTCGTAGCGCTCCCACAGCGAGGCGTACACCACGTGCAGGGGGACGCCGCGCAGCGCTGCCTCGTCAGCGGCCCAGTCGACGGCCTGCAGGCTGGCCTCGGAGCCGTCGGCACCGACGATCACCGGCAGGTCCATGTCCTCATCCCTCTCTCGTGCACCGCGTCGGTCGTGTGCGACGACGGCTACCCGGGCGGCCGGGTCAGTTGCTCGCACGACCCCACCGCGATCCCTGCTTCCGCCACTCCGCCTCCCACGCACGGCTCCGGCGCCGGTCGAGGACGACGCGCGCTGCGTAGAACCCGGCGGCTGCCGCGGTGGCGACGCCGAGGAAGGCGGCGGCCCCCATGAAGGTTGCCACGATGTCCGCCTGGCCCGGTGTCTGCGGTTCGGTCGTGAGCCGGTCCTCCCGGTCCATCCACACGGCAACCCGCTCCCCGGCCTTCAGGCCGGCGTTCACCCGGGTCCTGCCGGTGTGCGATGTGCCGTCAGCCGCGGTCCAGCGCACTGTCGTGATGACGTGGTCAATGGCCACTTCACCGCTGACGAAGCCGCGGGGCGCTTCGCGGACCAGGACGGCGGTGGCCGGGCGACGCTCCGCGCGTTGCCGGGCGAGTGAGTCCACCGTGGCCCGGGCGCTCAGTACACCCGCCACAGGGCCGGCCACGGCCGTCACGAGCCAGACGGCCAGCAGGATCCAGGCCTCCAGGACGTCTTCGCGGCGACGCAACGGGCTGCGGCGCCAGCGCCACAGGTGTGATCGTCGGACGGTTGTGCTCGGAGTCATCGTGCTCACCTCCGGCTTCCGTTTCCACCCTTGCGCCGAAACGGCGTGGGCGGGAGGGGCCGTTCGGGCAGGACCGAAGCCTCACGCGGACCGACGGGCCTTGTCGTCAGGGGGAGTGCATGCCGCTCGGGCCGTGTGCGTCAGGGGCGTCCCCGGGGCACTGGGCAGGGCCTCAGCCGGGAGTCCCCTCCAAGCGGTGGCGCAGATTTGAGTCCACGGACACCACGCCGTCGACGCCGCCGCACAGGCGCTCGATGACGGGGATGATCTGCTCCGTCTCCACCCGGCCCTTGAGGGTCACGCGGCCGTCGCGCACGGCCACCGCCACGTCGGAGGG
Protein-coding regions in this window:
- a CDS encoding universal stress protein → MDLPVIVGADGSEASLQAVDWAADEAALRGVPLHVVYASLWERYEQAVFPAAQERSEQILTDVLVVAAAKRARQRVPGTEVTTEVVPEGPVPVLRRAARKASVLVIGSRGRGGAAELLSGSVCLSVAGRADGVVVVVRGAHDNRTGPRSRGRRVVVGVPDKPADSAAVRFAFREAARRGVPLEAVWAWDVPAEEATDHAPFTGEPARVHRRRAVEALESGLRAQTEEHPGVEVRRRVIEGPARAALLDASADAALLVVGARHPHGRFGPHVGRVTHAVLHHAACPVAVVPERG
- a CDS encoding Rv1733c family protein, which codes for MTPSTTVRRSHLWRWRRSPLRRREDVLEAWILLAVWLVTAVAGPVAGVLSARATVDSLARQRAERRPATAVLVREAPRGFVSGEVAIDHVITTVRWTAADGTSHTGRTRVNAGLKAGERVAVWMDREDRLTTEPQTPGQADIVATFMGAAAFLGVATAAAAGFYAARVVLDRRRSRAWEAEWRKQGSRWGRASN